In the genome of Etheostoma cragini isolate CJK2018 chromosome 5, CSU_Ecrag_1.0, whole genome shotgun sequence, the window ATCAATTTATAGGCTTATTCCTGAGGGTAAAATTGATTTGACCTTTCATGCTTTTTGTTGGCATTTGTAAGGTCCTTGGTAGCCCATTCTAATTTTGATAACTTACTAATTGTATCACCTAAGTACACTTTTGGGTCTTATGTGGATTCCATTCCTATAAAGAACTGACATTTCCTACAACACTTAAAGGGTACATCCGCGCCACACGGCCCCAGTTTGCTAATTTAGATATGGATATTGAAGCTATAATTGTTGCTTTTCAGACACTGCACATGACAAGTTTACCTTCACATTGTTTTACAGGATATTCTGACACATCTCAAAGCCACTTGGAAAGATACTTTTGAGGATGCCTTAAAGTACCACTGGAACACCAGAATGAATTGTTTTTGTCTATGCAAGATTCCATGTTCCGTAAACAAGCAGCGTTCCGAAAACAAGATGTTAACACAGACagaagagtacagtttattatctgaagtctgttttaAGTTTCAAGACCACATCTGGACCAGAGTGTTTAATGCAGCCTGGTTTGCACACCCACTCTCAAAATTAGCACATggaaattttgaaaaacaataaaaaaagaatctcaGAAACAACCCTCGACACGCTTCACATGGGATTTAGTCAAAAGAGTAGTATTATACGAAAGGACAATTAACTGTCCTTTGAgaaatatttccatttattcTCTCCATTCTAAAGAGACATACACCAACAGTCTGCAGAGATATTGCACAAACGTTTACATTGTAAAAGCAGAAAGAGCAattcaaatcacacacacacaacggtCCATCACAGGCACTCAACATTAATGCAGCCTGCATATGTTGTAAATTAGCAAAGCATACACTCATACAGCGAAAAGAGAGCAGAGAATCCTCTAAAATACACAACCAAAGGCATCTCTTTATCATAAACTGATCAGCCGTTCTTGGTGAAAGACATTTCTACATACAAAGCCAACagtgctgaaaataaaaaagaataataaagacAGCCGTGGAGTGTCTTAACATAAGAGTGTGATGTGAAATCATTCAATTTATGTCCGTCATCTTTTCAGAAGTTAAAGACATTTTAGGAGGAACTTGACTAGCACAAAAAGAAGCCAGAATTGCAACAGCGTCTGAGGTTTCCCAGAATCCCCTCAGTCACAATAAATGATGGTAAGATGTCAGTGATCCCAGGTTTGAGCGGTACAGATGAGCTCCTGACTGCAGAGGTCGGAGTGGGCTTTTGGACTCTAAAAACCTGCTCAAGTGTCATGTATCTTGTCTGCCAGttgaatgttgaaaaacatggctacaatacataaaataaaagaatagcTTACAAGTCCTGTCCTTCATATTAGACGACATCATATCAAAACAGGACAGGGGGTTACACGTTAGCCACACTGCAATAAGGCTGCGTCTATAAAGAAACATCTCTCTACATTTCACATCTATTCTCCCACTTAATCAGCTTCACGATGCGTCATCACTCAACAACACACTCACCAAAAAAGGGAATGTTTAAGGTTTCATTAACACtataagacagaaaaaaaaaaaaaagtcatgtaactTAATCCATTCTAGCAAAGACGTCTCAAAATCATTGTCAAATTTGGTGAGATATTTTTTTGAATCATACTTGCAGTCTTGGCTCACAGAGATTTTACATTTTCCTCAACGGTGAGGCTCATTGGagcaataaagtaaataaacagGGCCACCTGGTGGGCAAGAAAAGTTACACCTGCAAGAAAAACTGGGTTTTAAAGAATTGAACCGAAACGCTGACGCATTTTATGAAATCACAAGATAAGACTGTGAGATTGTCTGAGTTGCCTTGAAGCAGGAGCATAATTGTGTTTAATACTCTTTTGAGAATTTTAAGAGCTGAAATCAAACTAAGGCTTTGATTCAATCTGGATAACAAATGGTTTGAAGACGTTTCAACAACACATCACTGATACACAACGTCACACTATTATGTTTGCAGCTGGCATTGAAACACCGCACAGATGTTTACCCTttgaaaaaggttaaaaataaatcaaatataccCCGACCAAACCCCATCACTCCTTCAGCCCCCATCAGTCACAATCCGGACAGGTCACCCTTAAGACTGGCCACCACCTTCCACCCTCTGTGCTCTCATCCCGGCACGCCATCCCGGATCAGACAGCGTCTTTTCTGTCCTTTGTGTTGAGAGCTGGTGGCTGGTGCGTGATGGGAGTTGTAGGAAAagcagaaaggcagagagaggcGTGTCCACGAGGACAAGGCAGTAGCATCACATGATTTCACAGCATGAGTTCTGTTTTCGTGCCTGCAGAGttgacatgaacacacatgtCATGCACAGTCAGGCTTCTAAACAGTGAATGGCCACTATAGACTTTCAGGCAAGTTGTTAACGAGGCAAGTTGTCAGTACTCACAGTCTTGTAGAAGGCTTTGGACTGGTTTCCCAGGTGCTCTGACTTTGCCACAAGATCATCTagtttctctcctctctccaacAGACTTTCCATGGTGTTGTGCTACAGAAACAATATTTATTCATGAAATATTGTGCAGTGTAAAGATTTGGACTTGACTAACGCTCTTGAATAGCAACACATTGTTTCAGGGAGCGATGGACAGGGttccacacaggtgttttcagttattctggctgatCTTTTCAGGTTGAAGGTGGGCCGGAGCTTTGATGGGAACTTATAAGGTCACAAATTCGTCTACCAATAAGGATGACAAAGGTGTCATTTGTCCCACCGTAACAGGAGAAACACACGGTGgactcaggaagatgtcaaaTTGCTCAGTctaaccacacccacacagtacTGGAAAAGGTCCAATCAGCCACATTAAACTATAATtcacacctgtgtgggtgttcagggcTTTTATGGTCTTTACAAGGACTTCCCTGGCCCCGTTGCCTCAAATATAAGTGAGTAATGTGAAAATATCTTACCAAAATGATCTTAGTCTCATCCAGCTCCGCCTGCACTTTGGTCATTGCATCTGCTTCCCTGGGGTtctgggggggaaaaaaataaacgaAAAAACAACAAGGTGTCATGTACACTGCTATTGCATAGAAATCATTTagcaacatttcataaaaaaaatctttgattgGCCAAATttcatatccatccatctatagGTTTCAATACTATCTAGCAAACAGTGTAAAATGACATAAGACGACTATTGAGGCACCTAAGGGAATCAGATATTGTCAGTAAACAATCATAGACTAGTCACACTCATAGGGTATcacagggtttttcctgcatagaggaTGTTTTGGCATGACCCAATGAGGTTTTAGCCAGCGGAAAAAGGAAAATCCCCAGCGTCAAAATGTTGATGCATAAAGATGAATTAGAATGTGTTTAGTGCTCAATTTCTTGGGGGAGGACAAACAGACCCCCTGCTATGTGTCccccaaacatatttttatgacaCATATTCtgaaaaacataacaaactGACCTGGTATTTAGAAAGGTGAATATCCAGGGCTTTGTAGTTTATGGTATCAGGATTACCAGAGGGCCAGTCTATACTGTCCACTTGCCTGGAGAACTCCTCTAATACCTAAAAACAACCAGACAGCAATCTTAGTATTAAAGTAAGCAAAGCGCAaaagtatgtcttttttttttttttttaatacatgtttttgcaCCCACCTTGTCTAGCAATGTGAAACAGACTCTCTGTGGGTATTCAGTGTCAGCAATGACTACAGCGCTTAGGTTGTCATTTCGTACGTACACATGGCACAGGTACtctaaaagaaagagaaaccaTGTATGGTATGTTCAAAACAGaattgcagaaaaaaagcagttcCTGGTCTTCTAATACGGGTTAACCCAAAGCAAGTTGCCACATGTCACTTTGTTGAGAAAAGCAAACGTAAAAGTGATAGATTTTCAAACAAATGTTAGGAACAGCACAGCCACAGTGCGTGAAgtttgcatatatatatatatatgaccaTGGACCATTTTGACGAGTTTCCCTTGTTATATGCTGTACATCTTAGCCTCTCGGCCACCAGCATGCCCCTTGTACTGACACCCATCtgcttcacacaaaacaaagttgaTACCGTCACGTAGACTGGGTGGCACCAGACCTAATGACACCTAGATAAGTGTTGAGCGACACCGAACCAgttattacaattttaaattacCATTTTAAATTCGCAGATTGGGCTGAACCTGCTCATTTTTACCTTGTTCTTTGACGGAGGCACGGCTTCCTTGTGATGTCCGTTCAACAATCAAGGCACTGGTGAAGGTCATGAACTCCTGAACactaaacaaaccaaaacaataacGTCACTGGTGGAAGCACATTATGGCCAGGCAACATTATTTAGACTAAACACTGTCAAGCCTTTTAACGTCAACAGGTTAACCGGATTTATTTTGTCACCTAGACTGTATAGTGGCTTGCGATGAACTACAACATATTCTGCTAAACCAAACCAACTAGCTCAAGACAGATCACAATGTTACTGATTGCACACTCTCTGCCATCTACactcagaaaaataaaaacaaaaaagtcaaatagtGGAATATGGGATACCAAATTGCACGCAAACCTGTTTGGTACTCATTCAGATACTGGTCATGTCGACCCACCTGGATCGCTgaaagaagctgaaggaggaGAGGTCGTATGCCGATTTAAGCAGGTTGGCTTTGGTTGCTCCTTTATGGTGGATGCTGAGGCTGTAGAGCTTCATGCTGCCGCCGTATGAGTTCTGGTCAGTAAGTCACAGCAGATACGATCCCACAGCCCTGAGGATCTAATCTGGAGGATGACAGAATCAGAATACTACGAAAGCAGTACTTCTTAAGGAGCTCAGACAGTTAGCTTATCTGCTAACAATAACGCAGCTAAAGAAACTTGAGTGACGTTAGCACTGCTGACAAGTGCTAGCTGCTACCAAGCTAACCAACTACCGTTAGGCATGCTGCGTTTGAGTAAATCATTTGTTCTTCTGGCCACTGGTTACAAAATTATCACATGCTAGTCTTTATGTAAATGCCGTTTAAAGCCTACAAAGCTATGTTACATTTCTGAAATCAAACCAAGCATACTCATAGCTAGCTACGGGTGCTATCTGGTCTTCGTGAGGCCTCAGCTTacttaccagacaaaacagcaGCAACTACTTTGATTCCCGTCAAAACAACCGAATAAACTTTTTATTCCACATAAACAAAAACTAGTTAATGTGTATAGCAGACGTCCGGCGGCTTAATCACACTGTAGTTACCGCTAACGAGCTGGCTAAGTAGTTTTCAATATGCAGTTAAGTACCAATAACCACGTCACAAGATTCGCAGACGATCCAACGGGGTATTTGCTCCGGCGGAAACAAATACGCCGGTATGGTCATAGTTCCGACTGGACACAAGATAAACATTGTTCAATGTTTGTAATTCTAGTCCAATCACAGGGGGGATCTTGCacttttaaatagttttctaattaAGACGGATTATATTAACTTTTCctcaacaataaaataaaatacatgttcttACTGAGCATAAGCTGCTTTAAAGCCAGGTCAATGAAAGCCTTTCAATAAAATTAGGATGTTGGAAATGCTGTCTATGTAGGCTATGAGAAATTGACATGGATTTGGTGATGAAGAAGTAAGTCTCCCTAAACACATTGCTCACAGATGTAAACCAATAAGCTTGACTCATTTCTAATGTGATTTTGCATATTTTTAGATCTTTGTcagtaataataaatatgttttatacaGCTTGGTGGCCTTCGGAGTCCAAGTTTTTACCAAAAACCTGGCACCCACAATTGATGTTTTCTCTGGTGATCTTGCACCATTTAACAATTTCCTCCTGGCTACTTAACTCAGTGGTAAGTGTTTTCCATGGTAGAAGTGTGCCGGTAATTCATTTCCAAGGCAACACATTGAAATCGTTTTGGCATGGAAACCGCTAAGCCTTTAGGTGCATACGTTGGCAGGACAGCTGCACCAGCCAGGCATCTTTTCCTGGAACTATAGTTTTTTGTTGCGTTAAGATATTGAGATGACACGGTCATTTAAGGCCAGTTTACACGAGGTTTGCCTAATATTTTTTCTGTTCCAAATTTAAGGCTTACATCTCTGGAAATTACGTTTTGGAGAAGAAATCCAAtgttttaatctatttttcttttttaactgcatGCCTGTTGGAGCAGATGGCACATCCAGTGCGCCGATCCGGATGTTAACCTGTTAACTGCAAGAATGAAGACAAATCCAAAggtttttacataatatatcCACAGGAATGAAGATTAATCAGTAGGCTATCTTTCTTTATACGATATCAATAGGCCtactaatgaaaacaaatgcatagATTTATGTATGAATGAAGATGAAGAATGTTTTCCCCTTATATgtatttacaagaaaaaaagagtccaTATAGGCTTTTTTTCTAACTCTTTTACACTGCTTTCCCAAAGATTTTTACTTTCAATTTTCACTGTAAATAGGCCTTGAAAATACTGCAAATATGTAAATCTGTTTCAGACTTATTGCTGAACATTATGTAGAGACGTGTTGGGAACGTTTCCCGAAAAAGGATAACGATTTCTTTGCACGGACATCACCACCAGAACAGCAGAAACTTGGGAATCTCCAAAACTGTGAGGAACAACGACATTTCCACTGCAGACCACTGATGGTCGGCGGGGCATTTATGATTTAATCCTCGTCGTGATACGATGGAtaaggtaaagaaaaaaaacaataagtcaatgatgtgatttttttaaaatcattgttattatttcatttgtCAGGGACAAAACAACATTGTGACAGGTTAACGTGATACAGGCTTTAACTCTGACAGGATAATTTGCGGCACCTG includes:
- the ykt6 gene encoding synaptobrevin homolog YKT6 encodes the protein MKLYSLSIHHKGATKANLLKSAYDLSSFSFFQRSSVQEFMTFTSALIVERTSQGSRASVKEQEYLCHVYVRNDNLSAVVIADTEYPQRVCFTLLDKVLEEFSRQVDSIDWPSGNPDTINYKALDIHLSKYQNPREADAMTKVQAELDETKIILHNTMESLLERGEKLDDLVAKSEHLGNQSKAFYKTARKQNSCCEIM